The following coding sequences lie in one Cyanobacterium sp. Dongsha4 genomic window:
- a CDS encoding NAD(+) kinase, which produces MPKIGVIYNDIKPIACQVATELKEKLTAEGYQVHLATGYAGILGYSRPDRPVCYSAIEKIAPFGFDQDMKFAIVLGGDGTVLSASRQVSPHNIPILAVNTGHLGFLTEIYLNQLPKILDAVLRDEYEVEERSMMRVQVIRDGHLLWEALCLNEAVIHREPLTSMCHFEIAIGRHAPVDIAADGVIISTPTGSTAYSLSAGGPVVTPDVPVFQLAPICPHSLASRALVFSNQEPVTIYPATPNQMVMVVDGNAGCYILPDDQVVIVRSPYPAKFIRLQSPEFFRILREKLGWGLPHIAKPTSVEIP; this is translated from the coding sequence ATGCCCAAAATAGGCGTAATTTACAACGATATTAAACCCATTGCTTGTCAAGTCGCCACGGAATTAAAGGAAAAATTGACAGCCGAAGGTTATCAAGTTCACCTCGCCACTGGTTATGCTGGTATTTTGGGATATTCCAGACCCGATCGCCCCGTTTGTTATAGTGCCATTGAAAAAATTGCACCTTTTGGCTTTGACCAAGATATGAAATTTGCCATTGTTTTGGGAGGAGATGGTACAGTTTTATCCGCTTCTCGACAGGTTTCTCCTCACAATATTCCCATTTTAGCCGTCAATACAGGGCATTTGGGCTTTTTAACGGAAATCTACCTTAACCAACTACCAAAAATATTAGATGCCGTTTTAAGAGACGAGTATGAAGTGGAAGAACGTTCCATGATGAGGGTTCAAGTAATTCGAGATGGTCATTTACTCTGGGAAGCCCTTTGCTTAAATGAGGCTGTGATACACAGAGAACCATTAACAAGTATGTGTCATTTTGAAATTGCCATTGGCAGACACGCCCCCGTTGACATCGCCGCCGATGGTGTTATTATCTCAACTCCCACCGGTTCAACAGCTTATTCTTTGAGTGCAGGAGGTCCAGTGGTTACTCCAGATGTACCCGTATTTCAATTAGCCCCCATTTGTCCTCATTCTCTTGCTTCTCGTGCGTTGGTTTTCTCTAATCAAGAACCTGTAACTATTTACCCTGCTACTCCTAATCAAATGGTGATGGTGGTTGATGGTAATGCAGGTTGTTATATTTTACCAGATGACCAAGTGGTAATAGTGCGATCGCCCTATCCTGCCAAATTTATCCGCTTACAATCTCCCGAATTTTTCCGTATTCTCCGAGAAAAACTAGGTTGGGGATTACCTCACATTGCCAAGCCAACCTCTGTAGAAATTCCCTAA